One Prunus dulcis chromosome 7, ALMONDv2, whole genome shotgun sequence DNA segment encodes these proteins:
- the LOC117634862 gene encoding uncharacterized protein At5g39865-like encodes MKGVRGKVLKKLKSIPTIGTFTNDLLFQLNPTEKFFNHNHQTLSLRVHNDEEELKDEDMEFDFNVGHKENIVIPPSMKSTETVPSNDSSGDMVLSHIDLEHEIFHEAKDEEEEQHPSLSDFEEKCPPGGGNSVILYSTSLTGVRKTFEACKAIRFLLESFKVSVHERDVSMHMGFREELWRIFGGRVIPPRLFIKGRYIGGADEVIGLHEQGKLKKLLKGIPIDLSNSPCTGCANMRFVVCFNCNGSRRVFKDSDLDENDELHIRCPVCNENGLVKCSICC; translated from the coding sequence ATGAAAGGAGTGAGAGGAAAAGTTCTCAAGAAATTGAAGTCCATCCCAACAATTGGCACTTTCACAAATGACCTGCTCTTTCAGCTGAACCCCACAGAAAAGTTCTTCAATCACAACCATCAAACACTGTCTCTGCGAGTTCACAATGATGAAGAAGAGCTCAAAGATGAAGATATGGAATTCGATTTCAATGTTGGCCACAAGGAGAATATTGTTATACCACCCTCCATGAAGTCCACAGAGACAGTGCCTTCCAATGATAGCTCGGGGGATATGGTCTTGTCTCACATCGATTTGGAGCATGAAATTTTTCATGAAGCAaaggatgaggaggaggaacaACATCCATCTTTATCAGATTTTGAGGAGAAGTGTCCACCAGGAGGAGGCAATTCTGTCATTCTCTACTCAACAAGCTTGACAGGTGTCAGAAAAACGTTTGAGGCATGCAAGGCTATCCGGTTTTTGCTGGAAAGCTTCAAAGTATCGGTGCATGAGAGGGACGTTTCGATGCACATGGGATTCAGGGAAGAGTTGTGGAGGATATTTGGTGGTAGAGTGATCCCTCCAAGGCTTTTCATCAAGGGAAGATACATTGGAGGAGCTGATGAAGTAATAGGACTTCATGAGCAAGGGAAGCTGAAGAAGCTCCTAAAAGGAATCCCAATAGACCTGTCTAACTCCCCATGCACCGGCTGTGCCAACATGCGTTTTGTGGTGTGCTTCAACTGCAATGGCAGTCGCAGAGTCTTCAAAGACAGTGATCTTGATGAGAATGATGAGCTGCACATTAGATGTCCCGTGTGCAATGAAAATGGTTTAGTTAAGTGCTCCATCTGCTGCTGA
- the LOC117634343 gene encoding uncharacterized protein LOC117634343 has protein sequence MVVKMMRWRPWPPLTTKKYEVRLVVRRLEGWDLVREAAGGAEPLEKEDKWTAEIMWKGSKVKVGALSSLRRAIVKRNFTREVEASSENGVIQWDEEFHSVCSFSAYKDNVFHPWEIVFTVFNGLNQGPKNKAPVVGTASVNLAEFVSEAEQKELQLNIPLTSSGGAAEPCPSLCISLSLLELRTAQEITEPVQRSLVPVPSPPQSAETISTEKDELSALKAGLRKVKIFTEYVSARKAKKPCREDDGSEGRCSARSEDGEYNYPFDSDSLDDFEEGESEEVKEDSTVRKSFSYGTLAHANYAGGSIYSNMRINGEGEDWVYYSNRKSDVGGSQAEDSTASVSESSASSKRGLLSWRKRKLSFIRSPKAKGEPLLKKAYGEEGGDDIDFDRRQLSSDESLSLGWNKTEEDSSANRSSVSEFGDDNFAIGSWENKEVTNRDGHMKLQTEIFFASIDQRSERAAGESACTALVAVIANWFQNNRELMPIKSQFDSLIREGSLEWRNLCENETYRERFPDKHFDLETVLQAKIRPLSVVSGKSFIGFFHPEVVEEGRFDFLHGAMSFDNIWDEISRAGSECASNGEPQVYIVSWNDHFFILKVEAEAYYIIDTLGERLYEGCNQAYILKFDSSTIIYKMQNIAESSADKTTSDQPIVAGAGEYKNQQAQQAEQVNEKEEGSTVEAEITKPEEQKEEEEVVCRGKESCKEYIKSFLAAIPIRELQADIKKGLMASTPLHHRLQIEFHYTQFLKLLPTTPVAEVKANASQSPELSTTEVAA, from the exons ATGGTGGTGAAGATGATGAGGTGGCGTCCATGGCCTCCTCTGACCACGAAGAAGTACGAAGTGAGGCTTGTGGTGCGGAGGCTGGAGGGCTGGGATCTGGTGCGGGAGGCTGCAGGTGGGGCCGAGCCACTGGAGAAAGAGGACAAGTGGACGGCGGAGATTATGTGGAAGGGATCGAAGGTCAAGGTCGGGGCCTTGAGCTCTCTCAGGCGTGCCATCGTCAAGAGGAACTTTACCAGAGAGGTCGAGGCTTCTTCCGAAAACGGCGTCATTCAGTGGGACGAGGAATTTCACAGCGTTTGCTCTTTCTCGGCTTACAAGGACAATGTGTTTCACCCTTGGGAGATCGTCTTCACTGTCTTCAAT GGTTTGAATCAAGGGCCCAAAAATAAGGCTCCTGTTGTTGGAACAGCATCAGTGAACCTTGCTGAATTTGTTTCAGAAGCTGAACAGAAGGAGCTTCAGTTAAACATCCCCCTCACATCATCTGGTGGTGCTGCTGAGCCATGCCCCTCACTTTGT ATATCACTCAGCTTATTGGAACTGAGAACTGCTCAAGAAATCACAGAGCCAGTGCAAAGATCACTCGTGCCTGTTCCATCACCGCCTCAGTCAGCAGAGACCATTTCGACAGAAAAAGATGAGCTTTCTGCTCTTAAAGCTGGGCTTAGAAAAGTAAAGATTTTTACCGAGTATGTGTCTGCTAGAAAAGCCAAAAAGCCCTGTCGTGAGGATGATGGCAGTGAGGGTAGGTGCTCTGCCAGGAGTGAGGATGGTGAGTATAACTATCCTTTTGACTCTGATTCACTGGATGATTTTGAGGAAGGTGAATCAGAAGAGGTCAAAGAGGATTCCACTGTTAGGAAGTCATTCAGTTATGGCACACTGGCTCATGCAAATTATGCTGGAGGATCAATTTACTCCAATATGAGAATCAATGGTGAGGGTGAGGATTGGGTTTACTACAGCAATCGTAAATCGGATGTGGGGGGCTCACAAGCTGAGGATTCAACTGCATCAGTCTCTGAGTCCTCTGCAAGTTCAAAGCGAGGCTTACTATCATGGAGGAAGAGAAAGCTGAGCTTCATTCGCTCCCCTAAAGCCAAAGGAGAACCATTGTTAAAGAAGGCCTATGGTGAAGAAGGTGGTGATGACATTGATTTTGATCGTAGGCAGCTTAGCTCCGATGAATCCCTAtctctcggg TGGAACAAGACGGAGGAGGATTCATCTGCTAATCGGTCGTCAGTGTCTGAATTTGGAGATGATAATTTTGCCATAGGTAGTTGGGAGAACAAGGAAGTGACAAACCGTGATGGACACATGAAGCTTCAAACTGAGATCTTTTTTGCTTCTATCGATCAGCGAAGTGAGCGAGCAGCAGGCGAGAGTGCATGCACAGCTCTTGTGGCAGtaattgccaattggtttcaGAATAACCGAGAGCTCATGCCCATAAAGTCCCAGTTTGATAGTCTGATTCGAGAAGGCTCATTAGAATGGAGGAATCTTTGTGAAAATGAGACCTATAGGGAGCGATTTCCCGACAAGCACTTTGATCTTGAAACAGTCCTTCAAGCCAAAATACGTCCTCTTTCTGTAGTTTCGGGGAAATCCTTTATTGGTTTTTTCCATCCTGAGGTGGTGGAAGAGGGACGATTTGACTTTTTACATGGTGCAATGTCCTTTGATAACATTTGGGATGAGATTAGCCGTGCTGGATCAGAATGTGCTAGCAATGGTGAACCTCAAGTTTATATTGTCAGCTGGAATGACCATTTCTTCATCCTCAAGGTGGAAGCAGAAGCTTATTACATCATTGATACACTAGGGGAGAGGCTCTATGAGGGATGCAACCAGGCGTATATCTTAAAGTTTGACAGCAGCACGATAATTTACAAGATGCAAAATATAGCAGAATCATCTGCTGATAAAACAACCAGTGATCAGCCAATTGTGGCAGGAGCAGGTGAATACAAGAACCAGCAGGCCCAGCAAGCCGAGCAGGTCAATGAAAAGGAGGAAGGATCAACAGTAGAGGCTGAGATAACCAAGCCGGAGGAGCagaaggaggaagaggaggttGTGTGTCGAGGGAAGGAGTCATGCAAAGAGTATATAAAGAGCTTTTTGGCTGCAATTCCAATAAGGGAATTGCAGGCAGATATCAAGAAAGGGCTAATGGCATCCACACCTCTTCATCACCGGTTACAGATTGAATTCCACTACACCCAGTTCTTAAAACTGTTGCCTACTACTCCGGTAGCAGAAGTGAAGGCAAATGCTTCACAAAGTCCCGAACTTTCCACAACAGAGGTCGCTGCATAA